The following proteins are encoded in a genomic region of Stigmatopora nigra isolate UIUO_SnigA chromosome 3, RoL_Snig_1.1, whole genome shotgun sequence:
- the pcdh9 gene encoding protocadherin-9 isoform X5, producing MDLKDYYLLGALLACIWLDPSIAQELIYPIREELQENVLIGNIPRDLNISHTYAATGASANLVYRLVSKAGDNPLVRVLSSTGEIFTTSNRIDREKLCPGPSFEDSECSFEIEVVILPNDYFRLIKIKIIVRDTNDNAPMFPSPVINISIPENTLINSRFAIPSATDPDTGPNSVHKYELINGQSAFGLDIVETPEGEKWPQLIVQQNLDREQKDTYVMKIKVEDGGSPQKSSTAILQVTVTDVNDNRPVFKESQVEVHIPENSPIGTSVVQLQATDADVGTNAEIRYVFGTQVSPATKRLFALNTTSGVITVQRPLDREETAIHKLSVVASDGSPNPARALISINVTDVNDNPPNIDLRYIISPINGTVFLSEKDPINTKIALITVSDKDTDINGKVICFIEKDVPFHLKAVYDNQYLLETSALLDYEGTKEYNFKIVASDSGKPSLNQTALVRVRLEDENDNPPIFTQPVIELAVMENNKRDLFLTTLSATDEDSGKNAEIVYQLGPNASFFDLDRKTGILTASRVFDREDQDKFLFTITARDNGTPPLQTQAAVMVTVLDENDNNPKFTHNHFQFFVSENLPKYSTVGVITVTDSDAGENAAVSLSILNDNENFILDPFSGVIKSNVSFDREQQSSYTFDVRAVDSGRPPCSSVAKVTINVIDVNDNTPVVISPPSNTSFKLVPMSSIPGSVVAEVFAVDGDTGMNAELKYTIVHGNNKGLFRIDPVTGNITLEEKPAANDIGLHRLVVNISDLGYPKSLHTLVLVFLYVNDSVGNYTLINDLIRRRMETPIERNISESSETYQSGDYLTIMIAFVTGALVVIIVIFVTVLLRCRHTSRFKAAQRKKQGTEWMSPNTENKQNKKKKRKKRKSPKSSLLNFVSIEGNKPDDPAHEPINGTISLPTELEEQGIGRFDWNATPTTTFKPSSPDLARHYKSASPQSAFHLKADTPVSVKKHHVIQELPLDNTFVGGCDTLSKRSSTSSDHFSASECSSQGGFKTKPPMHTRQQVVGGAGAYPS from the coding sequence ATGGATCTAAAAGACTATTACCTGTTGGGTGCACTGCTTGCCTGCATATGGTTAGATCCTTCAATAGCCCAAGAACTAATCTACCCTATCAGGGAGGAGCTGCAAGAAAATGTCCTCATTGGAAATATACCAAGGGATCTCAACATTTCCCATACATATGCAGCCACTGGAGCAAGTGCTAATCTTGTGTATCGGCTGGTCTCGAAAGCAGGAGATAATCCTTTGGTCCGCGTTCTGAGCAGCACCGGTGAGATCTTCACGACATCAAACCGAATTGACAGGGAAAAGTTATGCCCCGGTCCCTCCTTTGAGGACAGCGAGTGCTCCTTTGAAATTGAAGTGGTCATCCTGCCTAATGATTATTTCAGactgattaaaataaaaataatcgtAAGAGACACAAATGATAATGCTCCCATGTTTCCATCCCCCGTAATCAACATCTCTATCCCAGAGAATACGCTCATTAACAGTCGCTTTGCTATTCCTTCTGCCACTGACCCGGACACTGGCCCAAACAGTGTCCACAAATATGAGTTGATCAATGGGCAAAGTGCCTTTGGTTTAGACATAGTGGAAACGCCTGAGGGGGAGAAGTGGCCCCAGCTCATTGTGCAACAGAATCTGGACAGAGAGCAGAAGGATACCTATGTGATGAAGATTAAAGTGGAGGATGGCGGAAGCCCACAAAAATCCAGCACTGCTATTCTCCAAGTCACAGTAACAGATGTCAACGATAACAGACCTGTCTTTAAGGAGAGTCAGGTCGAGGTGCATATTCCAGAAAATTCCCCTATTGGCACATCTGTCGTGCAGCTTCAGGCCACCGATGCAGATGTCGGGACCAATGCAGAGATTCGATATGTATTTGGGACTCAGGTGTCACCAGCTACAAAGAGGCTGTTTGCGCTAAATACGACATCTGGCGTAATCACCGTGCAGAGGCCCCTTGACAGGGAAGAGACTGCAATACACAAGCTCTCTGTTGTGGCCAGTGATGGCAGCCCAAACCCCGCTAGAGCTCTAATTTCTATCAATGTGACTGATGTTAATGACAATCCCCCTAATATAGACTTGAGATACATCATCAGTCCCATAAATGGCACTGTTTTCCTCTCTGAGAAGGACCCCATCAATACCAAGATTGCCCTCATCACAGTCTCAGACAAAGACACTGACATCAACGGCAAAGTCATTTGTTTCATCGAGAAGGATGTACCCTTCCATCTCAAAGCTGTATATGATAACCAGTATCTGTTGGAGACATCTGCACTGCTAGACTATGAAGGGACAAAGGAGTATAATTTCAAAATTGTGGCCTCTGATTCAGGAAAACCAAGCTTAAATCAGACGGCTTTAGTAAGAGTGAGGCTAGAGGATGAGAATGACAACCCGCCTATTTTCACTCAACCTGTCATTGAGCTGGCTGTCATGGAGAACAACAAACGGGACTTGTTTCTTACCACTCTCAGTGCCACAGATGAGGACAGCGGAAAAAATGCAGAGATTGTTTATCAACTTGGACCAAATGCATCGTTCTTTGATCTTGACCGCAAAACGGGCATTTTGACTGCATCCCGAGTTTTTGATCGTGAGGATCAAGACAAGTTTCTATTCACGATAACAGCAAGAGATAATGGtaccccgcctctgcagacgcagGCAGCTGTCATGGTTACTGTGCTGgatgaaaatgacaacaacCCCAAGTTCACACACaaccattttcagttttttgtctcTGAGAATCTTCCTAAATACAGCACTGTAGGGGTAATAACTGTGACAGATTCTGACGCTGGAGAAAATGCTGCCGTTTCACTTTCCATTTTGAATGACAACGAAAACTTCATATTGGATCCATTCTCTGGCGTGATAAAGTCCAATGTGTCCTTTGACAGGGAGCAACAGAGTTCCTACACTTTTGATGTGAGGGCTGTGGACAGTGGCAGGCCTCCGTGCTCATCAGTTGCCAAGGTGACCATTAATGTCATTGATGTGAACGACAACACACCTGTTGTCATATCTCCCCCCTCAAACACATCTTTTAAACTTGTCCCTATGTCCTCCATCCCTGGATCTGTGGTTGCGGAGGTGTTTGCTGTGGATGGTGATACAGGGATGAACGCTGAGCTGAAATACACCATTGTGCACGGCAACAACAAAGGACTTTTTAGGATTGACCCGGTCACTGGGAATATCACTCTGGAAGAGAAGCCGGCAGCAAACGACATAGGATTACACAGATTAGTGGTCAACATCAGTGATTTAGGATATCCAAAGTCCCTCCATACTTTGGTGCTGGTATTCCTATATGTCAACGATTCTGTGGGCAACTACACTCTCATCAATGATCTCATACGGCGTAGGATGGAAACACCAATTGAGCGCAACATTAGTGAAAGCAGTGAAACGTATCAAAGTGGGGACTATTTAACAATAATGATAGCGTTTGTGACGGGCGCTTTAGTCGTGATTATTGTCATCTTTGTGACTGTTCTGCTACGCTGCCGACACACCTCCAGGTTTAAAGCTGCCCAGAGGAAAAAACAGGGCACGGAATGGATGTCACCAAACACTGAgaacaaacaaaataagaagaaaaagcgcaagaaaagaaaatctccAAAGAGTTCCCTGctcaattttgtttccattgaGGGAAACAAACCTGATGATCCTGCCCACGAGCCAATCAACGGAACCATCAGTCTGCCCACCGAATTGGAAGAGCAAGGGATTGGACGCTTTGATTGGAATGCCACACCTACCACCACCTTCAAACCAAGCAGCCCTGACCTGGCGCGGCACTACAAATCTGCCTCCCCGCAATCAGCATTCCACCTCAAGGCTGACACCCCAGTCTCAGTGAAGAAGCATCACGTGATTCAAGAACTTCCGCTGGATAACACGTTTGTTGGGGGTTGTGACACCCTTTCCAAGAGGTCATCCACCAGCTCAGACCATTTCAGTGCCTCAGAATGCAGCTCCCAAGGAGGGTTCAAGACAAAGCCACCCATGCACACCAGACAGCAG